One stretch of Leptospira hartskeerlii DNA includes these proteins:
- a CDS encoding MFS transporter, which translates to MRENQVKVYGYRWVILGLYALITAIIQIQWLTFAPIAREAKVFYEVSSLQIDLLSLIFMGVFVLMAIPASYIIDTYGIRIGVGVGAALTGIFSLSKGVYADNFSMVIVSQIGLAIAQPFILNAVTKVSVQWFPITERATAVAIGTLAQFVGIILVMAITPRMLGEVNPNPQEIPGILLNYGLVALAGAALFLAFFKEKPPTAPDRANLQDSKFKVFEGLKHILSQKDMRKSLLLFLIGLGIFNAVSTCIDQICETKHLNMTQSGEIAGMMLMSGIIAGIFVPLISDKVGKRQPFLVISMAGFLPGMLLFSLANDYTLVLTGAFLIGFFLLGIGAPIGFQYCAEITSPAPESSSQGLLLWIGQISGIFFILGLNFLGIDLFLKIFIGLGVLNLALSFLLKESPLMLEAKVLSRK; encoded by the coding sequence ATGCGTGAAAACCAAGTAAAGGTATACGGCTACAGATGGGTTATTCTTGGTCTATACGCACTAATTACGGCGATTATCCAAATCCAGTGGCTGACTTTTGCGCCGATAGCCAGAGAGGCTAAAGTATTTTACGAGGTTTCAAGCCTTCAGATAGATCTTCTCTCCCTCATCTTTATGGGAGTATTTGTACTTATGGCGATCCCCGCTTCTTATATTATCGATACTTATGGAATTCGTATCGGAGTCGGAGTGGGCGCAGCTCTTACTGGAATTTTCTCCTTAAGCAAAGGGGTGTATGCAGATAATTTTAGCATGGTGATCGTATCTCAAATCGGCTTAGCAATTGCACAACCTTTCATCTTAAACGCAGTCACAAAAGTAAGTGTTCAGTGGTTCCCAATTACCGAAAGAGCCACCGCAGTTGCGATCGGGACCTTGGCTCAGTTTGTAGGTATTATTTTAGTAATGGCAATTACTCCTAGAATGTTAGGAGAAGTGAATCCGAATCCTCAAGAGATCCCAGGAATTCTTTTGAATTATGGATTGGTTGCTTTGGCAGGCGCTGCGTTATTTTTGGCCTTCTTCAAAGAGAAGCCTCCAACTGCTCCGGATAGAGCAAATCTGCAAGATTCCAAATTTAAAGTATTCGAAGGTTTAAAACATATCTTAAGCCAAAAGGATATGAGGAAATCCCTACTTCTGTTCTTGATCGGATTAGGAATATTTAATGCAGTCAGCACTTGTATAGACCAAATCTGCGAAACAAAACATCTGAACATGACTCAGTCCGGAGAAATTGCAGGAATGATGTTAATGTCCGGAATTATCGCAGGTATTTTTGTTCCATTAATCTCCGATAAGGTCGGCAAAAGACAACCTTTCCTTGTGATCTCTATGGCAGGTTTCTTACCTGGAATGTTATTATTTTCCTTAGCAAACGACTATACATTAGTTTTAACTGGAGCGTTCTTGATAGGATTCTTCTTGCTCGGGATCGGCGCTCCGATTGGATTCCAATACTGCGCGGAGATCACTTCGCCTGCGCCTGAATCTTCTTCCCAAGGACTTTTACTTTGGATTGGTCAGATCTCAGGTATCTTCTTTATTCTAGGGCTGAATTTTTTAGGGATCGATCTATTCTTAAAAATATTTATAGGCCTTGGAGTTTTAAACTTAGCTCTCTCCTTCTTACTGAAAGAGTCTCCTTTAATGTTAGAAGCAAAGGTACTTTCCAGAAAATAA
- a CDS encoding TetR/AcrR family transcriptional regulator, with product MKLSKAKPGWKKMPEEVRKESILQAAMQCFFSKGFERTSVQDIADAAGLTKGGIYFHFESKEEIRDTLIQNFLSWERFGFEEPEVKALPPHLRLVEYLERLANRLAVEGNCSPRLFAEATACGAMEKEILSFYDSLEKLFAKTIKESQENGKIKADLSPELSARTLLALFDGLQIQSDISNKRALQTVGREVLKVFFKSMLFLPQDNCEI from the coding sequence ATGAAACTGAGCAAAGCTAAACCTGGTTGGAAAAAAATGCCGGAGGAGGTCCGAAAGGAATCCATCCTTCAGGCAGCTATGCAATGTTTCTTTAGCAAAGGTTTCGAAAGGACCTCTGTACAAGACATAGCGGATGCTGCCGGGCTCACAAAAGGTGGGATCTATTTCCATTTCGAAAGTAAAGAAGAGATCAGAGACACACTCATCCAAAACTTTTTGTCCTGGGAAAGATTCGGATTCGAAGAGCCTGAAGTAAAAGCACTCCCTCCTCACTTGCGCCTGGTAGAATACCTAGAAAGACTTGCGAATCGTCTGGCAGTAGAAGGAAATTGCAGCCCTCGTTTGTTTGCGGAAGCGACAGCATGCGGCGCAATGGAAAAAGAAATATTAAGCTTTTATGATTCTTTAGAAAAACTTTTTGCTAAAACGATTAAGGAATCCCAGGAAAACGGCAAGATCAAGGCAGATCTTTCTCCAGAACTTTCCGCCAGAACATTGCTTGCACTTTTTGACGGTTTACAGATCCAATCCGATATTTCTAATAAAAGAGCGTTGCAGACTGTAGGCAGAGAAGTGCTGAAAGTATTTTTTAAATCTATGTTATTCCTTCCTCAGGATAACTGTGAAATTTGA
- a CDS encoding L-dopachrome tautomerase-related protein has translation MLKKWAIVFALVSTIVKCETGNLEDRTTLPKYPNTSLEKVIQLDRPPGNISVSASGRIFFSFFPQGSPPIKVAELKNGQVLPFPNQNFQKNFNTVLSVRVDDKNRLWTLDYGNLGLTRPKVYAFDIETGATIHEYEFPISIAPKDSLFNDMQIDTVTETIFITDTSPLIPDPGLVIYDISNKKARRLLKDHVSVVGERNEIVVNGSPFQVAGVSIIFNADSIALDQNREWLYFAPFTSGELYRAKTSVLRDSTLTAAQLAAQVEQYSLKSMSDGISIDKSGNIYVTDAEHSAVNLIDPDKKITTLFKDPSFRWPDGFSYSPDGYMYLTCSALNEVFLQTDNTILSKGPYYIYRFKPEAEGIIGR, from the coding sequence ATGTTAAAAAAATGGGCTATAGTCTTTGCATTGGTTTCTACCATCGTAAAATGTGAAACAGGAAATTTAGAAGATAGAACAACGTTACCCAAGTATCCGAATACGTCTTTGGAGAAAGTGATCCAATTGGATCGTCCACCCGGTAATATCAGTGTTTCAGCATCAGGAAGAATCTTCTTCTCCTTCTTCCCCCAAGGATCTCCTCCGATTAAGGTTGCGGAATTAAAAAACGGTCAGGTGCTTCCTTTTCCGAACCAAAACTTTCAGAAAAATTTCAATACTGTTCTTTCCGTGCGAGTGGATGATAAGAATCGGCTTTGGACCCTGGATTATGGCAATCTTGGACTCACAAGACCAAAGGTTTATGCATTCGATATAGAGACTGGAGCTACCATTCACGAGTATGAATTTCCAATTTCAATCGCTCCTAAGGATTCTCTATTCAACGACATGCAGATCGATACAGTCACAGAGACGATCTTTATCACGGATACAAGCCCATTGATTCCGGACCCGGGCTTAGTGATTTACGATATCTCAAACAAAAAAGCAAGACGTCTCTTAAAAGACCATGTTTCCGTAGTCGGAGAAAGAAATGAGATCGTGGTGAATGGATCTCCTTTCCAAGTAGCAGGAGTTTCTATCATATTTAATGCAGACTCCATTGCTTTAGATCAAAATAGAGAATGGCTATACTTTGCTCCTTTCACTTCTGGTGAGCTTTACCGCGCTAAAACCAGTGTTTTAAGGGATTCTACATTGACTGCCGCTCAACTCGCGGCACAGGTGGAACAGTATTCTTTAAAATCAATGAGCGACGGTATCAGCATCGATAAGAGCGGAAACATTTACGTAACCGATGCGGAGCATTCTGCAGTAAATTTGATCGATCCTGATAAAAAGATCACTACATTATTCAAGGATCCAAGCTTTCGTTGGCCTGATGGATTTAGTTATTCTCCGGATGGGTATATGTATCTAACTTGCAGTGCGTTAAACGAAGTGTTTTTACAAACGGATAACACTATCTTAAGCAAGGGACCTTATTATATCTATAGATTCAAACCGGAAGCGGAAGGTATCATAGGCAGATAA
- a CDS encoding NAD(P)-dependent oxidoreductase, producing the protein MSLPILFYPEGTVGASEIFSHFRNLDVRSYPAKSPEEIEKYKPTILIANTRLKVNRETCRTFPSVKIFATVSSGTDHVNFSDLKKESRVFINSPGSNAGSVAEYCWVSLLHFFSEEELRKKNVGIIGFGNTGKKFAKILEEKKVPYIYNDPFIKDRSVPLDEILKCSIVSLHVPLTANGPYPTVNLLDKGKISKLKEGTLLLNTSRGEVWSEETFQTILDRTDLYKVMDVFYPEPPNGKIAEQMASLENSIFTPHIAGYSQLGRLLGTYRLAEKLCILYKEDKLPSLSGFLKSDQPISTETFLEEEDKSLRDSWKNQDWEYFERRRNSYPTRKDLGLADLD; encoded by the coding sequence ATGTCTCTTCCAATTCTTTTTTATCCGGAAGGAACCGTCGGGGCTTCTGAAATTTTTTCTCATTTCCGGAACTTAGATGTGAGATCTTATCCTGCCAAATCTCCGGAAGAGATCGAAAAGTATAAACCTACGATCTTGATCGCAAATACTAGACTTAAGGTAAATCGAGAAACCTGTCGGACGTTCCCAAGTGTAAAAATTTTTGCGACAGTGAGTTCCGGAACAGATCATGTGAACTTTTCGGATCTCAAAAAAGAATCCCGTGTATTTATCAATTCTCCAGGAAGCAATGCCGGATCGGTTGCGGAATATTGCTGGGTATCCCTACTTCATTTTTTTTCCGAAGAAGAGTTGAGAAAGAAGAATGTGGGCATCATCGGCTTCGGCAATACAGGCAAGAAGTTCGCTAAAATTTTAGAGGAGAAGAAGGTTCCCTATATCTATAACGACCCATTTATCAAAGACCGATCTGTTCCTTTAGATGAAATATTAAAATGTTCTATTGTCAGTCTTCATGTTCCGCTTACTGCAAACGGTCCTTATCCTACAGTAAACTTGCTCGACAAAGGTAAAATTTCTAAATTGAAAGAAGGTACACTTCTTCTGAATACAAGCAGAGGAGAAGTTTGGTCCGAAGAAACTTTTCAAACTATTTTGGACAGGACAGATCTATACAAGGTAATGGACGTGTTTTATCCGGAACCACCGAATGGAAAGATCGCAGAACAAATGGCGAGTCTGGAAAATTCAATTTTCACTCCTCATATCGCAGGTTATAGCCAATTGGGAAGATTGCTCGGTACTTACAGGCTTGCGGAGAAGCTATGTATTTTATACAAGGAGGACAAACTGCCCTCGCTTTCCGGATTTTTAAAATCGGATCAGCCAATCTCTACGGAAACTTTTTTAGAAGAAGAGGATAAAAGTTTGAGAGACTCATGGAAAAATCAGGATTGGGAATATTTTGAAAGAAGAAGGAATTCTTATCCGACCAGAAAAGATCTGGGACTCGCCGATCTAGATTAG
- a CDS encoding lipase secretion chaperone — translation MLERLKEIPPKIWLFASGFLILIVLIVFLLWEPGSTGRDFGFDGGDSPGFTVTQNENGEWIINPEIMATSRELYKDGQWLSYDEILKYAANGELDLVSSLWELRRKCPADYTPEQCNEIVKAFILEQYPGADGERLVGLFRKYLSYEIVLREFEQPRGKSQEEVYEIIKKKRRELFSDQDAKLIFGLEEAEKEFQFGYDQFLNEVKNLPGDKKLARYEEYRKGVYGNYYNTINKREPKFNKYETELYFKEADLNKLSAAEKDPQVRAIREKYFGKDGADRIEKVLKEIDAEKKKEEQTAQEEQTWLRAHPTARPEEKEKALNEIRVKILGQEEAEAYARRKALEEDQRRLQGK, via the coding sequence ATGTTAGAACGTTTAAAAGAAATCCCCCCGAAAATCTGGCTTTTTGCCTCTGGTTTTTTAATCCTTATAGTATTGATCGTATTCCTTCTCTGGGAACCCGGTTCAACCGGCAGAGACTTCGGTTTTGATGGAGGAGATTCTCCAGGCTTTACTGTAACCCAAAACGAGAACGGAGAATGGATCATCAATCCTGAGATCATGGCTACTTCTCGTGAACTATATAAAGACGGCCAATGGTTGAGTTACGATGAGATCCTGAAATATGCTGCGAATGGTGAGTTGGATTTAGTATCCTCTCTCTGGGAACTGAGAAGAAAATGTCCTGCAGATTATACTCCGGAACAATGTAACGAAATAGTAAAAGCGTTTATCTTAGAACAATATCCCGGAGCGGATGGAGAAAGACTCGTTGGTCTTTTCAGAAAATATCTTTCTTATGAGATCGTCTTAAGAGAATTCGAACAACCTAGAGGCAAAAGTCAGGAGGAAGTTTACGAAATCATAAAGAAGAAGAGAAGAGAACTTTTTTCTGATCAAGATGCTAAGTTGATTTTCGGATTAGAAGAAGCGGAGAAGGAATTCCAATTCGGATACGACCAATTCTTGAACGAGGTCAAAAATCTTCCCGGTGACAAAAAACTCGCGAGATACGAAGAATATCGTAAGGGAGTTTACGGAAACTATTATAATACGATCAACAAAAGAGAGCCTAAGTTCAATAAATACGAAACTGAACTTTATTTTAAAGAAGCAGATCTAAATAAATTATCAGCCGCAGAAAAAGATCCTCAGGTGCGCGCGATCCGAGAAAAATATTTCGGAAAAGACGGAGCTGACAGGATCGAAAAAGTACTGAAAGAAATAGATGCGGAAAAGAAGAAGGAAGAGCAAACCGCACAAGAAGAACAAACTTGGCTAAGAGCCCATCCTACTGCAAGACCTGAAGAAAAAGAGAAAGCTCTGAACGAGATCCGAGTTAAAATTTTAGGCCAAGAAGAAGCAGAGGCTTACGCTAGAAGAAAAGCCTTAGAAGAAGACCAAAGACGCTTGCAAGGCAAATGA
- a CDS encoding apolipoprotein N-acyltransferase, whose protein sequence is MIRFSRNPIRPFLCLIGIASGILFGMEPFAFFPAGGLSAVCIYILFLELREWKLKSAVFWILGLSQIINLIVFFWIPSSISAISGAGTSVSWTLFLVYGIFSHFKLIIFYLGWNFSLFLYNKYINSPEKSILFGWAIFPIWGILSDLIMPQLFPWYWGNLAEGNLSFSQIASWAGVFGVGFFLLLGGSSLVLIRNPFGQRYGISGILIFGVVWTLGGFRLYSAPDYTVPNSTPAIEDGILKLSGVLIQPNTSPGKRELAENPEFVGQTISTSLELGLRSSLETSPPPDLLFLPESAVPFHGTIPNENPGQGVYSSTFHGALMYLTYKSGADILYNELNRFPEGLKNQVTLLSSSNGEVVRYDKRRLLAFGEYIPFESAFPFLRKLFKETSFYITGGNPKPLIGNRSFRRERIPSLPTEEETPLIQNPDHFRPILTSSGKEENVSYQILPLICYEAMFSYLVRDSVKFASKDTYTFFVNPTNDSWFSSEIEAWQHGGAVRFRAIEFGLTMVRPAVTGISFAVDPYGRSLNHPTRYGEKDTRSFLLPATKLKNGGNTFYSEWGNFPFYLYTILVFTLFFLVGKKTFFKTKD, encoded by the coding sequence ATGATCCGATTTTCCAGAAATCCGATCCGTCCATTTTTATGCCTGATCGGAATTGCGTCCGGAATCCTTTTCGGAATGGAGCCCTTCGCGTTTTTTCCTGCGGGAGGGCTTTCCGCGGTTTGTATCTATATTCTATTTTTAGAATTAAGAGAATGGAAACTTAAATCAGCAGTCTTCTGGATTTTGGGACTTTCCCAAATCATTAATTTGATCGTATTTTTCTGGATCCCCTCCTCTATATCTGCAATTTCGGGAGCAGGCACGAGCGTCTCCTGGACATTATTCTTAGTATATGGGATCTTCTCCCATTTTAAACTTATCATCTTTTACTTGGGCTGGAATTTTAGTTTATTCTTATATAATAAGTATATTAACTCTCCGGAAAAATCTATTTTATTCGGCTGGGCAATCTTTCCTATTTGGGGAATTCTTTCCGATCTAATCATGCCTCAACTATTTCCTTGGTATTGGGGAAATTTAGCGGAAGGAAATCTTTCCTTTTCCCAAATCGCATCTTGGGCGGGTGTGTTTGGAGTAGGATTTTTTCTTCTTTTAGGAGGTTCTTCTTTAGTTTTAATTAGAAACCCTTTCGGACAAAGATACGGCATTTCGGGAATCCTTATTTTCGGAGTTGTTTGGACCTTAGGCGGTTTTAGACTTTATTCCGCTCCGGATTATACCGTACCAAATTCAACTCCTGCGATCGAGGATGGGATCTTAAAACTTTCAGGAGTTTTAATACAACCGAATACTTCGCCAGGCAAAAGAGAATTAGCGGAAAATCCCGAATTTGTAGGACAAACAATCAGCACAAGTTTAGAGTTAGGACTTCGTTCTTCTTTGGAAACTTCTCCTCCTCCTGATCTTTTATTTTTACCAGAGTCTGCGGTCCCATTTCATGGAACTATTCCGAATGAGAATCCTGGACAAGGTGTATATTCCTCTACATTCCATGGCGCCCTAATGTATCTAACGTATAAATCCGGCGCGGATATTTTATACAATGAGCTGAACCGCTTTCCGGAAGGTTTAAAAAATCAGGTTACACTTCTTTCTTCTTCCAATGGAGAAGTGGTGCGTTATGATAAAAGAAGATTACTCGCTTTTGGGGAATATATTCCTTTCGAGTCTGCGTTTCCTTTTTTAAGAAAACTGTTTAAGGAAACTTCCTTTTATATCACTGGAGGAAATCCTAAACCTCTTATAGGAAATCGTTCTTTTAGAAGAGAAAGGATTCCTTCTCTACCAACGGAAGAAGAAACTCCTTTGATCCAAAATCCGGATCATTTCCGTCCAATTTTAACGAGCTCTGGCAAAGAAGAAAATGTTTCTTACCAGATCCTACCTTTGATCTGTTATGAGGCCATGTTCTCTTATCTTGTTAGAGATTCCGTTAAATTCGCGTCCAAGGATACATATACTTTTTTTGTAAATCCAACCAACGATTCCTGGTTCTCCTCCGAGATAGAGGCTTGGCAACACGGAGGAGCTGTTCGTTTTAGAGCGATAGAATTCGGACTGACTATGGTGCGTCCTGCAGTTACAGGAATTTCATTCGCAGTGGATCCTTATGGAAGAAGTTTAAATCATCCTACAAGATATGGAGAAAAAGATACCAGATCATTTTTGCTGCCAGCCACAAAATTGAAAAACGGTGGAAATACATTCTATTCAGAATGGGGAAATTTTCCTTTTTATCTATATACGATCCTGGTATTCACGTTATTCTTTCTTGTAGGAAAAAAGACGTTTTTCAAAACTAAGGATTAA
- a CDS encoding xylulokinase, which yields MKSKVYVLAYDIGTTGTKTCLFEIGDRLTLVYSATQEYGLTLLEGGGVEQDPQDWWDSMRDTTAQVLKETKLDPAEIRGISFCSQMQGLVLVDKDLKPVRPAMSYMDQRAREQMKKGIEHGIKIEGLNAYKLLRSLQITGAVAGSVKDPLWKYKWVETKEAEKFARVHKWLDVKDYLTTRCTGRATMTLDSAFATFLYDSRPGKSRWHKGLCKMFGVRPEHLPDLIQSTDLIGGLTETAAKELGLKEGTAVFGGGGDATLIGIGAGAVEEGDTHIYAGTSGWVSTVTKKRTVDINARIASIVGARAGYYNYFGEQETSGKCLQWVKDHLALDEIDVYLEKKNVTEGEDAVHESLFAFLFESIKDTPAGSDGVIFTPWLHGNRCPFEDPAARGMFFNIGLDTGKRKLIRSVIEGISFHKRWILELSHAKVPASSTIRFVGGVARSPIICQILADITGRTIETIDHPQNAGATGAAAIAALGLGKIHSFEEIKSLIPSKERWNPNPANKSVYDRNFSVFKKLYEANKAHYAILNTNK from the coding sequence ATGAAATCAAAAGTCTATGTTTTGGCTTACGATATAGGAACTACCGGGACCAAAACTTGCCTATTTGAAATAGGCGACAGACTTACTCTTGTATATTCTGCAACCCAAGAATACGGACTCACACTTTTAGAAGGCGGAGGAGTGGAACAGGATCCTCAAGATTGGTGGGATTCTATGAGAGATACTACCGCTCAAGTTCTAAAAGAAACCAAACTTGATCCTGCAGAAATCCGTGGGATTTCCTTCTGCTCTCAAATGCAAGGTCTTGTCTTAGTAGACAAGGATCTGAAACCGGTTCGTCCAGCGATGAGTTATATGGATCAAAGAGCCCGTGAGCAAATGAAAAAAGGAATAGAGCATGGGATCAAGATAGAAGGTTTGAATGCTTATAAACTTCTTCGTTCCTTACAGATCACAGGTGCAGTTGCAGGAAGTGTAAAAGATCCATTATGGAAATATAAATGGGTCGAGACAAAAGAAGCGGAAAAATTCGCAAGAGTCCACAAGTGGCTGGATGTGAAAGATTATCTGACTACTAGATGCACAGGCAGAGCGACCATGACCTTGGATTCTGCATTCGCTACTTTCTTATATGATTCTCGTCCCGGTAAAAGTCGTTGGCATAAAGGACTCTGCAAAATGTTCGGAGTTCGTCCGGAGCATCTTCCTGATCTAATACAATCCACGGATTTGATTGGTGGTTTGACTGAAACTGCTGCAAAAGAACTTGGACTAAAGGAAGGAACTGCAGTTTTCGGTGGAGGCGGAGACGCCACTCTGATCGGGATTGGAGCAGGTGCAGTAGAAGAGGGTGACACTCATATTTATGCAGGAACTTCCGGCTGGGTTTCTACGGTGACTAAAAAAAGAACTGTGGATATCAACGCGAGGATTGCGTCTATCGTAGGCGCAAGAGCAGGTTATTATAATTATTTCGGAGAACAGGAAACTTCAGGTAAATGTCTGCAATGGGTCAAGGACCATCTTGCTCTGGACGAGATAGATGTTTATTTAGAAAAGAAGAATGTAACAGAAGGAGAAGACGCAGTCCACGAAAGTCTCTTCGCGTTCTTATTTGAATCTATAAAGGATACTCCTGCAGGAAGCGATGGAGTCATTTTTACTCCTTGGTTACACGGAAACCGTTGTCCATTCGAAGATCCTGCAGCAAGAGGAATGTTCTTCAATATCGGTTTAGATACCGGAAAAAGAAAACTTATCCGGTCCGTGATCGAAGGTATTTCCTTTCATAAGCGTTGGATCTTGGAATTATCTCATGCAAAAGTTCCAGCTTCTTCTACGATCCGATTTGTGGGCGGAGTCGCACGTTCTCCGATCATTTGCCAGATATTAGCGGATATCACAGGTAGAACGATAGAAACAATAGACCATCCTCAAAATGCGGGAGCGACCGGAGCGGCTGCGATAGCTGCATTAGGATTAGGTAAAATTCATTCTTTTGAAGAGATTAAAAGTTTAATACCGAGCAAAGAAAGATGGAATCCGAATCCTGCAAATAAATCGGTATATGATCGGAATTTTTCCGTATTCAAAAAATTATATGAGGCTAACAAGGCGCATTACGCAATCTTAAATACAAATAAATAA
- a CDS encoding flagellar assembly protein FlaA, producing the protein MGRKIFKIYSLKIFSLIILTGIFILSGPTLSKDLSGIYKEYVVQDFETEIFGEENVKAKLGPDFNPEVRISTVFRTPERESEKSLYVELSAEKNQSFQILFKKPWASNEFVKEFKFHVYANDGGGSLFILVRDSTLDQKKILLTHFNFSGWKVLSLDITRKVRQDDLVTHKNSELVFLGFLYEAPFERKRGTREVFVIDDILAKTRPKYLLFPGEKALVK; encoded by the coding sequence ATGGGCAGGAAAATATTTAAGATCTATTCACTGAAAATTTTTTCCTTAATTATTCTCACTGGAATTTTTATTTTATCCGGCCCGACCTTATCCAAAGATCTTTCCGGAATTTACAAAGAATACGTAGTCCAAGATTTTGAAACTGAGATCTTCGGAGAAGAAAACGTAAAAGCAAAATTAGGTCCCGATTTCAATCCGGAAGTAAGGATCTCCACTGTGTTTAGAACTCCAGAAAGAGAATCCGAAAAATCTTTGTATGTGGAACTAAGCGCAGAAAAAAATCAATCCTTCCAGATCTTATTCAAGAAACCTTGGGCTTCTAACGAATTCGTAAAAGAGTTCAAATTCCATGTTTATGCAAATGATGGAGGAGGTTCTCTTTTTATTTTAGTTAGGGATTCCACCTTGGATCAAAAAAAGATCTTACTCACACATTTTAATTTTTCAGGCTGGAAGGTATTGTCTTTAGATATCACTCGAAAAGTAAGACAAGATGATTTGGTAACTCATAAAAATTCCGAACTTGTGTTCTTAGGATTTTTATATGAAGCGCCCTTCGAAAGAAAAAGAGGAACAAGAGAAGTTTTCGTAATAGATGATATTCTTGCTAAAACAAGGCCTAAATATCTTTTGTTTCCCGGTGAGAAAGCTTTAGTAAAATAG
- a CDS encoding NADH:flavin oxidoreductase/NADH oxidase family protein yields the protein MSENYMIQALSREGIASELKLPNGQILKNRIVKASMEEGLSDKEFLPSQRLFKLYERWARSGAGLLLTGNVMVDLNGLTGPGNVILRKDIDLSSVQKWAEIGQSGGSKIWMQINHPGRQTFGFISETPVAPSPIKVHIPGRMFSKVFGEPRALTGEEIKILIQKFVDAALIAEKAGFNGVEVHSAHGYLLNQFLSPISNIRKDEWGGPLENRARFLLEVLKGIKASVRSDFGVGVKLNSADFQGGGFQEEDSIRVIKMLEPLGLDLLEISGGNYESPAMQGTGTNKREAYFLDFAKKAKEITKIPLLVTGGFRTRSIMEEAIVSKEADLIGIAAPFAFHPTFVDGLLSGKIEKVSVEIPKLSNPALNSLSKMSAIRLQFRRMGEGKEPKLPGSLIWNMIRDQIRGRRNAKRYKRLLRRLLKPEI from the coding sequence TTGAGTGAGAATTATATGATCCAGGCATTATCTAGGGAAGGGATTGCATCCGAACTGAAACTTCCTAATGGCCAAATACTCAAAAATAGAATAGTTAAAGCATCTATGGAAGAAGGTCTTTCGGATAAGGAATTTCTTCCTAGCCAAAGATTATTTAAACTTTATGAAAGATGGGCTCGATCGGGCGCGGGACTTCTTCTTACCGGAAATGTAATGGTGGATCTGAATGGGCTCACAGGTCCGGGTAACGTGATCTTAAGAAAGGATATAGATCTTTCTTCCGTCCAAAAATGGGCCGAGATAGGTCAATCTGGCGGATCCAAAATTTGGATGCAGATCAATCATCCAGGAAGACAAACATTCGGTTTTATTTCAGAAACACCAGTTGCTCCTTCTCCAATTAAAGTGCATATACCGGGAAGAATGTTCTCTAAAGTTTTTGGAGAACCGAGAGCGTTAACCGGAGAAGAGATCAAAATACTTATCCAAAAGTTTGTAGATGCTGCGCTCATAGCTGAAAAGGCAGGATTTAATGGGGTAGAAGTTCATTCTGCACATGGATATTTATTAAATCAGTTCCTTTCGCCGATCAGCAATATTAGAAAAGATGAATGGGGCGGTCCTTTAGAGAATAGAGCCAGATTTCTTTTAGAAGTTTTGAAAGGTATTAAAGCATCGGTTCGTTCCGATTTCGGAGTTGGTGTTAAATTAAATTCTGCCGACTTCCAAGGCGGAGGTTTTCAAGAAGAAGATTCTATCCGAGTTATCAAAATGTTAGAACCTCTCGGTTTGGATCTTTTGGAAATTTCAGGAGGGAATTATGAATCTCCTGCGATGCAGGGAACTGGCACAAATAAAAGAGAAGCTTACTTTTTAGATTTTGCAAAAAAGGCAAAAGAAATCACTAAGATCCCTTTATTGGTCACCGGAGGATTTAGAACTAGATCCATAATGGAAGAAGCTATTGTTTCGAAAGAAGCAGACCTAATAGGGATCGCAGCACCTTTCGCGTTCCATCCTACATTCGTAGACGGATTACTTTCTGGGAAGATAGAGAAGGTCTCGGTAGAAATTCCTAAACTTTCGAACCCTGCATTAAATTCGCTTTCTAAGATGTCAGCGATCCGTCTTCAGTTCAGAAGAATGGGAGAAGGAAAAGAACCTAAGTTGCCAGGTTCTTTGATTTGGAATATGATCCGGGATCAGATCAGAGGAAGACGTAACGCTAAAAGATATAAGAGACTGCTTCGCAGACTCTTGAAGCCCGAAATTTAA